In the genome of Bacteroides mediterraneensis, the window ATACCTATTACCAGACGAAATATGCCGAGCACAATTACGTGCGCACGCTGGCACAGTACAAGCTGTATCAGGAAGTCCGCAAGGCAGTTCCCGAAATGAAGGCTTATATCGCTTCACTGCTGTAAGTCCCTGATTTCAAATGGATGCAGAACCCACGGAGGGGCCGTCTCAGATTGCATGAAGACGGCCCCTCCGTTTTGTTTCCGACGGGATTGAAAAATGTCGTTTTGAGATATTTCTTTTTATAAATAATATTTTGATGGAATGAGAATTGCAAAGATATGGTAAAAAATGGTATTTTTACAACCTGATAATCTGAGCGGTATGCTTGAAAAATATACAAAGTAATGTTTTGAAAGAAAATGGAAAAGCGAAGGAAAAGAAGGAGCGCGGAAGACGTGGAAAAATCGATTTTGGAAGCAGCTACCACTTTGATAGAAAAAGGCGGGTTCAGCCGTTTGACTACCACAGGGATAATGCAGAAGGCGGAAATAGAGCCTGTGCAGTTTTACAGGAGATACAAGGACTTGGATGCGTTCATCGATGAATATGTCAAGAAGTTTGATTACTGGTTCAGCGGCGTGGTGAAAGTTCCTGTTTCGGGCGAGAATAACGAAACGTATTACGAAGACATTTTATGTAATCTTTTCAATTCTCTGTGGGACAACAAGATTATGCAGGAGCTGTTGAGATGGGAAATTGCCACGGATAATGAAACGAGCCGCCGTACCGCTCAGTTGAGAGAATTCCACACTCTTCCTTTGTGCCAGAGATTTGCAGATTTATTTTCTGATTCAGATACAGACATCGTGGCTGTGTCAGCATTGCTTGTGGGAGGAATCTATTATATGATACTTCATCACCGAGTGTCAGCGTTCAGTGGTATGGATCTCAGTCGGGAGCAGGACCGGGAAAGACTTCTGAAAGCTATAAAACATCTTTCCGGTTTGTTGTTTCAAGATTGTGTGCAGCCTTCCGTCATAAAGATTGCAGTGGCCATGAAAAAGGATGCGGTTCCGCTGGAAAAGATTTCCGGATATACAGGCATTCCTATACAAATACTTGAGAAAATTTGAAAAATCAGGAAGAGGAGGTATGCTTCATAGGAGTATCGAAGCTGTGAGAATCTCTGAATATGGGGAAATGTTTAGGTATAAATTTCTTCAAAAGACGCCAAAAAGCCACAAAGAATCACTCTCGCACCATATAAATACAATATTGATTGTATATATTTGCGCCGTTCTCTTCTTTTCCGAAAGAAAAGAGGATACGAAAGCAACTTTTAAATTCTAAATTAGAGAGTGATGAAGAAAAAAGTAGTTTTGGCTTGCCTGCTGATGGCAAGCGTGTGCGGAGTGTACGCACAAAATGTGACATTGGCTCCCGAAGCAGGTATTTCTGCCGTACAGAGATACGGATGGGGCCAGGAGTGGAGACCTTCTGCGAGAATCGGGGTAGCTGCCGACTTCAATCTGACCCGCCATTTCGGCATTGAATCGGGCTTGTTTTACACCTTCAGGGGATATTCCATTTCCAACGGGGGAATCTACAGCAATGAAAGCTCCACCTGGATAGAGAACGTGTCACAGACAAGGCATTTCCTGCAGATACCGGTGATGGCCCAGTTCAGATGGAACCTGAGCAAAGACACCAAACTGTTTTTCGGTGTGGGACCCTACGTGGCTTTCTGCCTGAAAAACAAGTTTGACAGTAATCCTTACTATCTAGAGGGAAGCCTCCCGGGAATGTATGAACAGTATTATGACGGTTTTGTGTATGGGGAGGATGAGTATGGACATTCCAATCTCTACCTCTATCAAAAGTCCCGCCGCTTTGACTGGGGAGTATCTTCCAATATAGGCATCGAAATCCACCACTGGTATGCCAAGCTGCAATACGACCTCTCCTTGGGAAAAGAAGCCAAGAATGATGTGATTGGCGCCCACTATCACATGCTGACGCTTTCCGTGGGATATAAGTTTGGCTTATAAACCGGACTCCGAGAAGATTATCGTCATTTGTGATAAAAAAGGGAAAGCTTCCTCAACTTGTTGAAAATGAGGAGGCTTTCCCTTTTCTTTCAAACGTCTTGGCCTTTGGATAAAAACGCACTTACGTTTCATTCAAAACGTCCTTGCGTTTTCCTCAAAACGCACTTACGTTTTAGTTGAAACGCACTTGCGTTTTGGAGTAAACGCCGAAGCGTTTTTCGCATACGTTTTCAGTCGATGTTTCCCACGGTGAATTTCTCGGGATGTTTCCCCTTGAAATCCTTGAAATACGACTTGATTTCCTTCATGTCCTTTTCAATGTCGCCCGTCGGCATGAGGTATTTCCCTGCCTTGATGCATTTCTTTTGATAGTCTATGCCTATCAGTACGATGGGAATCTGGGCTCCCAGGGCGATGTAATAGAACCCCTTCTTCCATTCCGGGTTGGCCGAGCGAGTGCCTTCGGGGGTGATGGCCAGGTGAAACGTATCGCTTTTTTTGATTCGTTCTACCAGCTGGTCCACCATGGACGTCCGCTTGTCGCGGTGTACGGGAATCCCTCCCATCTTCCGGAACAGGATGCCCAGTGGGAAGAAGAACCATTCCTTCTTCATCAGGAAGCCCGACTGGCGGCCTACGGCCGTGATGAACAGTTTCCCGATAATCAGGTCCCAGTTGGTGGTATGCGGGGCCGCGCAGATGATGCACTTCTTGAAGTCGGGCACATCCACTTCTGCTTTCCAGCCCAGCAGTTTGTGGTAGATAAACCGGCAGATGGCTTGTTTCATGCGCACTTATTTGGCCAGTTCTTCCAGTTTCTTGAACACGTTGTCCACTTCGGCATTGAAGTCGGTTCTCAGCTTCTTGTAGAACAGTTTCACGCTGCCCGGTTCCGTGTGGCTGATGCGGCTGATGATGTCGTTGCGCAAGTTGATAATCTGGAGAAACAGCTGGCTGTAAGCCTCCCGTTTTTCCGCATTGGCATTGGCCGATTCTACCAGGCAGAGTCCTGCTGCCACTTCGGTGATATAGTTGACGGTTTTTTTCAATGATTTTCTACTTGCCATAATTCTAAAGTTTTTAGTTAATAAAATGGATTATGGTGTAAAGATACGATTTCTTTTGGAATATTCATGACTGCTGTCGCGATTCTTGTGCATAAAAAACGTTCCGTACGTATCCGGCTGCCTGTTGAAACGTGCAAAAGGAGGTGCCTGAGCGTACGGAACGGAAAAGAGAGATTAGATATGTCCTGTTAGAGTGAATGAAGATACATTTTTATTTTGCCAGTAGCATGTTGAATTCGGTTTTCAGCAGATGCTTTTGCGGAGAAGTGGCCGCACTTCTTCCTGGTTCGATACCCTCATTGATGGTAAATTCCATCACTTTCGTGGCTCCGGTCAGTTCATCATCAATGCTGTTGTCGGGTGTGCCTGCCGGGAAAACTCCTGAAGCAGGGTTTGAGCCTGATTTCGGGATGACGGCACTTCCTTTATAGGTTGCCCTGACGGTATAGCTTGTGGCAGTGGAAGGGTCACAGTTGGCATACATGTTTACCCATACCTGATACGTGCCTTTCTGCATGCAGTCTGTGTTGAAGAAGATGTTCTCACTGTTCGTTCCGTCGATATCACATCCGGCGTTGGAGTCAATGTCCAGTCCGATTTTTTCCCATTCAATGTCTGGCTCATCATAGTAATTTCCGTTTTCCAGCCAGTCGTTGAATATTTGATACTGCTCTGAATAGTAGGGGAAAATCTGGCCATAATAGATGATGTTTCCATTGGGCTCTACCACATACAAGTCTACATCTTTTTCATTGCTGAAACGCAGATTGACTTGCAAGTCGCCGGTCCCGGCCTCTACATAGTGGGTCTGGCTTGTGAATCTCGGCGACACTTCTCCTCGTCTGTTTACGGTGGTAAATTCAAGGATGAAGTTTTCATTCAGGTTCTGGCTGAGCAGTACCAGTATGGTATAGATGTAAATCTTTCCTTCTTCTGTGGCACGGCCTTGGGCGGTCACTGGGGCATCCAGTTTCACTTTGAGGTATCCGCTTTCTCCCTGCACACCGATATTGACATAATCGAGTTCCTCATTGGCATTCAAGGTAAGGTAAGAGGTTCCTCCAGGGAGGGCCGTTTCATCGAATGAGGCAGCTTGTATCATTTGTATATTATCACCTACCGGGAGACTGCCTTCTGTGTATTCTCCGTTTTCTACGTCAATGAATTGCTCTTGAAGGGAACTCATTGTGGGCTCGTCATTTTCTCCACAGGCGTACATGGCCATGGCGCAGAACATCATTCCAAACAGTTTGACAATTTGTTTCATAGTATTTCCTTTTTATGTGCTTATTCCCCTGAAGCAGGTAAATAAATAGCAGGCACAGGGAATATCCCGTTAAAATGTGAAGGGATGTGTCCGCTCTTTAGTCTTGCCTCTGATATATGTTGAAATGTGAATAAAAATGTTTCTTTTTTTTCAAAAATAGCGGCAGAAATGATTGAATGCAAACAGAATAAGCTGATTTTGTTCCTGTTTGTTGCCTGAGCGCGACTATCGGCTTGAAATTGCGGATTATGCGGATGAAATTTTCCGAAGGTTTTCAGCGAATATTTTTTACCTTTGTGGCATAGACGCGAACATTATGAAACGGATACTGATTTATACGGGTGCGGGCCTGCTGGTGTGCCTCTTTCTGCTGGCCGGCGGATTGTGGATTTTCCGCAACCGTATCCTGAACCGGCTGACGGAAAAGAAGATTGCTCAGGTGGAACAACGCTACGGGCTGGATGTGCATTATGAGAGCCTGCGCTTTGAAGGGACCGGACGGCTTTCCCTCGGGGGACTGTCGGTGGTGCCGGAGGGAAGGGACACGCTGCTGACGCTTCGTTCGGCAGCGTTCGACCTGGGCTTCTGGCAACTGCTGAAGGGCAATGTGGAGGTGCGCAATGTGTACATGGACGGCCTGACGGTCAGTTTCGTGAAGGAGAATCAGACGGCCAACTACGACTTCCTGTTCCGCAGCCGGACGGGAGGGGAGGAGGCCGCGCAGGACCATTCTCATGCGGGATACGACAAGCGGGTGCAACTGGTGCTCGACGGGGTGTTCCGTCTGCTGCCTTCCGACGGACGGCTGACTAACCTCCGGATTCGAGAGCGGAAGGACAGCGATTCGGTCAGCCTGTTCGTGCCGGAATTCAATATTGACCATCATCGTTTCAAGAGCCGGCTCATTTTCGTGGAGGGTGCACGCACGCAGCACTGGCAGACCGAAGGTGAAATCAATGCTGACGAGCGACGGGTGTCGGTAGGCATTCAGGCCCCCGACCTGATGGTGCCTTATATCCGCCGCAGGCTGGGAGCGGAGGTGTCTTTCAACCGCCTCTACCTGAGTTTCACCCAGCAGAAGGAGAACGGAAAACTGGTCTTGTCCGGGAAAACGGAAGTGGACGGACTGGCCGTGTTCCACCGCCGGTTGTCGCCGGAGCGCATCAACCTGGACGAGGGGGAACTGGATTTCCATCTGAACGTGGAGCCGCATGCCCTGGAACTGGACAGCGCGAGTACGGTGCGTTTCAACCGTCTGCAGTTTCATCCCTACCTGCGCCTGGAACCGCCCGCCCATCTGATTGCGTCCATCCACAAGCCTTCTTTCCCGGCCGAAGAGCTGTTCGGCTCTTTACCCCATGGCTTGTTCGAGAATCTGGAGGGCATCCGGGTGGCAGGCAACCTGTCCTACGATTTCGGACTGGATGCCGACTTGGCCTGTCCCGACAGCCTGCAGTTCCATTCCGACCTGCGTCCGGAGCATTTCCGGATTCTGGGCTATGGAACGACCAATCTCAGCAAGATGTCGGAAGAGTTTGAATATACCGCCTACGAGGATGAAATGCCGGTACGCACGTTTCCGGTCGGACCGTCGTGGAACCACTTCCTTCCGCTCGACAGTGTGCCCCAGCTGATGCGCATGGCCGTGCTGCAAAGTGAGGACGGCGGTTTCTTCTATCATCAGGGCTTCCTGCCCGACGCCATCCGTCAGGCTATGGCCTACGACCTGAAAGCCCGCCGTTTCGCCCGTGGGGGAAGCACGATTTCCATGCAGCTGGTCAAGAATGTGTTTCTGAACCGCCGGAAAAACATCGCGCGGAAACTGGAAGAAGCCTTGATTGTGTGGCTGATTGAGCAGAACCGGCTGACTTCGAAAGAACGGATGTTCGAGGTGTATCTCAACATCGCGGAATGGGGGCCGAGAATCTATGGTCTGCTGGAAGCCTCGGAATTCTATTTTGGGAAGCGTCCGTCGCAACTGACGCTGGAGGAATGTATCTACTTGGCTTCCATCATCCCGAAGCCGAAGCATTTCCGCAGCTCGTTTGATGCCAGCGGGCGGTTGAAAGAGAACCAGGAAGGACACTTCCGCTTGGTGGCCCGCAGAATGGCCGCCAAGGGTGTCATTTCGGAAGAAGCCGCCGAGGGAATCGACCTGTCGCGGGTGGTGCTGACCGGAGAAGCCGGAAAATGTTTCTCCGACAGTCTCAGCCTTGCCGCTCCGCAGCCCGCTTTCTGACGAGGGACTCCTCCCTCCTTGTTATTCCCCGATGAGGGTGGCTACGATGCGCCGCCCTCCGCCGTGGTTGCGGAATTCGCAGAGGTAGATTCCCTGCCACGTGCCCAGGTTCAGTCGTCCGTTGGTCACCGGGATGGACAGGCTGGCACCCACCAGGGTCGATTTGGCATGGGCGGGCATGTCGTCCCAGCCTTCCAGTGTATGGTCGTACCAGGACTCCCGTTCGCGCACCAGGTTATTGAAAATTTTTTCCATGTCGCTCCGTACGTCCGGGTCGCAGTTCTCGTTGATAGACAGTCCGGCACTGGTATGCTGGATGAAGAGGTTGAGCAGTCCGGTTTTGGGCAGTGCCGGCAGGTGGCTCAGCACCTCGTCCGTCACCAGATGAAAGCCGCGGGTGCGCGGCCGGAGGGTAAAGGTGGTTTGTTGTATCATCATTATAGCAGGTTGATTAGTTTATTCTCATACACATTTCCAGTCACCGATAGTTCCTGTTTCGGAAGAGAAGCTGGCACCTATCCTGTAAAGCGTGCGTGAGTCGGAGGCATATTCCCTTGCATAGCCCTTTTCCTCTATCTGCTGAAGAGCCTCTTCGGCCGTACCGTCCAGCTTGAATTCGAAGATATAGACATATTGCGGTGTCTCCACGATGCAGTCCACCCGTCCCTGACTCTGTGCCTTCTCCACATAGACCGTGTAGACACTGACCATCCGCATAATCAGGTAGAAGGTGTACTGGAAATACCGCTCGCGTTCGGTCTCGTCTTCCTTGCGTCGCATGGTGTAGGGGATGCTGGCCAGGAAAGACGTGAAGA includes:
- a CDS encoding transglycosylase domain-containing protein — translated: MKRILIYTGAGLLVCLFLLAGGLWIFRNRILNRLTEKKIAQVEQRYGLDVHYESLRFEGTGRLSLGGLSVVPEGRDTLLTLRSAAFDLGFWQLLKGNVEVRNVYMDGLTVSFVKENQTANYDFLFRSRTGGEEAAQDHSHAGYDKRVQLVLDGVFRLLPSDGRLTNLRIRERKDSDSVSLFVPEFNIDHHRFKSRLIFVEGARTQHWQTEGEINADERRVSVGIQAPDLMVPYIRRRLGAEVSFNRLYLSFTQQKENGKLVLSGKTEVDGLAVFHRRLSPERINLDEGELDFHLNVEPHALELDSASTVRFNRLQFHPYLRLEPPAHLIASIHKPSFPAEELFGSLPHGLFENLEGIRVAGNLSYDFGLDADLACPDSLQFHSDLRPEHFRILGYGTTNLSKMSEEFEYTAYEDEMPVRTFPVGPSWNHFLPLDSVPQLMRMAVLQSEDGGFFYHQGFLPDAIRQAMAYDLKARRFARGGSTISMQLVKNVFLNRRKNIARKLEEALIVWLIEQNRLTSKERMFEVYLNIAEWGPRIYGLLEASEFYFGKRPSQLTLEECIYLASIIPKPKHFRSSFDASGRLKENQEGHFRLVARRMAAKGVISEEAAEGIDLSRVVLTGEAGKCFSDSLSLAAPQPAF
- a CDS encoding secondary thiamine-phosphate synthase enzyme YjbQ translates to MIQQTTFTLRPRTRGFHLVTDEVLSHLPALPKTGLLNLFIQHTSAGLSINENCDPDVRSDMEKIFNNLVRERESWYDHTLEGWDDMPAHAKSTLVGASLSIPVTNGRLNLGTWQGIYLCEFRNHGGGRRIVATLIGE
- a CDS encoding porin family protein, with the translated sequence MKKKVVLACLLMASVCGVYAQNVTLAPEAGISAVQRYGWGQEWRPSARIGVAADFNLTRHFGIESGLFYTFRGYSISNGGIYSNESSTWIENVSQTRHFLQIPVMAQFRWNLSKDTKLFFGVGPYVAFCLKNKFDSNPYYLEGSLPGMYEQYYDGFVYGEDEYGHSNLYLYQKSRRFDWGVSSNIGIEIHHWYAKLQYDLSLGKEAKNDVIGAHYHMLTLSVGYKFGL
- a CDS encoding TetR/AcrR family transcriptional regulator yields the protein MEKSILEAATTLIEKGGFSRLTTTGIMQKAEIEPVQFYRRYKDLDAFIDEYVKKFDYWFSGVVKVPVSGENNETYYEDILCNLFNSLWDNKIMQELLRWEIATDNETSRRTAQLREFHTLPLCQRFADLFSDSDTDIVAVSALLVGGIYYMILHHRVSAFSGMDLSREQDRERLLKAIKHLSGLLFQDCVQPSVIKIAVAMKKDAVPLEKISGYTGIPIQILEKI
- a CDS encoding 1-acyl-sn-glycerol-3-phosphate acyltransferase, encoding MKQAICRFIYHKLLGWKAEVDVPDFKKCIICAAPHTTNWDLIIGKLFITAVGRQSGFLMKKEWFFFPLGILFRKMGGIPVHRDKRTSMVDQLVERIKKSDTFHLAITPEGTRSANPEWKKGFYYIALGAQIPIVLIGIDYQKKCIKAGKYLMPTGDIEKDMKEIKSYFKDFKGKHPEKFTVGNID